One genomic region from Gossypium hirsutum isolate 1008001.06 chromosome D13, Gossypium_hirsutum_v2.1, whole genome shotgun sequence encodes:
- the LOC107929283 gene encoding clathrin light chain 2, translating to MSSFDDDGYLGYDPRLASHQFQSFDAHSVKDSVADSPPMFSYGTGDDVFSSQSIPETPPIYSGGGGNSAFSSEQNEKGLNGEFGGSDGPILPPPAEMGPEEGSALREWRRQNVIRLEEKGKKEKETLEQIIKEAEEYKVEFYRKISIAVENKKASNRDKEKQCLENREKFHAVAEKNYWKAIAELIPHEVPTIEKRGKKDKEKKPSIVVIQGPKPGKPTDLSRMRQILVKLKHSPPPHLKPQMPPPPKVAAVTNTETVSAA from the exons ATGTCGTCTTTTGATGACGATGGCTACTTAGGCTACGACCCTCGCCTCGCTTCCCACCAGTTCCAGTCCTTCGACGCCCACTCGGTTAAGGACTCAGTAGCTGATTCCCCTCCGATGTTCTCCTACGGTACCGGAGATGATGTCTTCTCATCTCAATCAATACCTGAAACACCTCCGATCTACAGTGGCGGTGGTGGAAACTCTGCTTTCTCATCGGAGCAGAACGAAAAAGGATTGAACGGAGAGTTCGGAGGATCGGATGGACCAATCTTGCCACCGCCTGCTGAGATGGGGCCAGAAGAAGGCTCTGCTTTGAGAGAGTGGCGCAG GCAAAACGTGATTCGACTGGAGGAGAAGGGAAAGAAAGAGAAGGAGACGTTGGAGCAAATAATAAAGGAAGCAGAGGAGTACAAAGTTGAATTCTATAGGAAGATAAGTAtagctgttgaaaataaaaaagcCTCCAACAGAGACAAGGAGAAg CAATGCTTGGAAAACCGAGAGAAGTTCCACGCTGTAGCTGAGAAAAATTACTGGAAGGCAATTGCAGAGCTTATCCCGCATGAGGTGCCAACTATAGAGAAGCGGGGAAAGAAGGATAAAGAAAAGAAACCTTCCATCGTTGTGATACAGGGACCTAAACCTGGAAAGCCAACTGATCTCTCAAGGATGCGACAGATACTTGTGAAGCTGAAGCACAGTCCACCTCCCCACTTGAAGCCCCAAATGCCGCCACCCCCAAAGGTGGCAGCTGTAACTAATACAGAGACGGTTTCCGCTGCTTGA